The Acinetobacter sp. SAAs474 DNA window GAATGATTTGCAGCATATCTGGTGAGTTAAAAGATGATTCGTTCATGATTATACATGTTTTTATTTATAAAATATGCTGTAGTTGTTGAGAAGCGTGGATTGTAATTATTAAAATAAACTGGAAATTTTAAGTGTGTGTCCTTATTAAAATAAGCCCATCGCAGTGTTAATGGTGTGATGGGCTAAAAAGTATGTGATGAAATTATTCAATAAACTGAATAGAGGTTCCTATGGCGAGTATTCTGGATAAGTATTGTACATCCCAGTTGGTTAGTCGAATACAGCCATGTGAGGATGATTTAGAAATTAAAGAAGGTGAAGGTGAGCCGTGGATACCAAAAGATGGCTTAGATAATCCAATCCATACATTACCAACTGGATTGTTAGGGCCTGGTGGTAGTGATAATGGTTTTAAGTTATTGCCTTGGATGAAATTTTTGGGACTATAACTATAATAAGGATTATGCACAATCGAAGTTATTTTGTGTGTTCCACTTGGGGATGGATTTTCTTCACTGCCAATTGTAACAGGGAAAGCAGCCACTAACTTACGCTTTGAATTAAAAAGAAATAACTGTTTCATCCCTTTATGAGCCACGATAGACTGTATATCTTGTATTGGTTTGCGCTGGATGTTGGCCACAATAATTTTTTCCCCAACGGTATCAAACTTATGCTTAGGATTTAATTGTTGTAAAAAAAATTCATCCATTCCAAAACGTTCTGCAAGCATTTCAGACATACGAACATAGTTTAGATTTTTCATTTTTGCCTGATCTGCATAATCCAGCGGAATATTGCTGATAAATGAATATTTTAGATCTTGCGCCGTCAGTTGATACTCAATAAAGACAGGATCTTTTGTGTTTTTATTGAGTAGATTCCATATGGTTTCATCCATAATACCAGTTGGATTTAAGCCATTCATAATTTGAAATGACGAAATCGCTTTAATTGTATTTAAGCCGCGTTTTCCATCTATTGGACCAGTGGATGATAAGTGGCGATTAAGTAAAACTTGAATCTTGCTATTGAGTGGAATATTCAAAGCGTCACTATTTTCCGACCATGTGACTTTGCATGCACCAGTCGATCATGTAGATACTTCTGTTGAAGACACGTTAAAATTTGATGTGCCATATCAAGTCAAAGATGAGCATGATGCCACTGCAAATGGTGTGATTAAGGTGACTGTAGAAGATGACAGTCCAATTGCACGTGATGATGCGAATCGTATTGTTGAAGATGCAGCACCTGTCAGCGGTAATGTGCTGGATAATGATCAGGTGGGTGCAGATGGTCATGGCCAAGTGACGCATGTGGGTAATACCGCATTATTCAATGGTGAAGTGACGGTCGTAGGTAAATACGGTAGCTTAACCATTCATGCAGATGGCAGCTACACCTACACCTTAGACAATAGCAAGCCAGAAGTGCAGGCATTGTCTAAAGATCAGGTGGTGACTGAAGAATTTGCTTACAGCATGCGTGATGCGGATGGTGATCAAAGCGATGCTAAATTAACCATTAGCATTACCGGTCAAAATGATGCGCCTGTGATTAATACGGATGCCAAAGCAGTGGTGTCTGAAGAGGGTTTCACCGATGCTAATCCAGATGCGGATGGTAATACGGATACCACCAATAGTGCAGTATTTACGGGTTACATCAATGTCACAGATGTTGATCGTGATGCGGAGTTAACTTATCAATTTACCGGTGTGCCAAACAACTTTGTAGATCTAGGGCCTAAAGGATTAACCAGTAATGGTGATCCAGTGGTGTGGATCTTTGATAAGAATTCACCAAATAAAATCACTGGTCAAGCCAATGGTAAAGATGTTATTACCATTACATTGGATGCCAAAACTGGTGAATACAATGTGACTTTGCATGCACCAGTCGATCATGTAGATACTTCTGTTGAAGACACGTTAAAATTTGATGTGCCATATCAAGTCAAAGATGAGCATGGTGCAACCGCGAATGGCAATATTACTGTTACGGTAGAAGATGATAGTCCGATTTTGGTTAAAAATGGTGAAACTATTGTTCTTGATGAAAAATATTTACCATTGGGAAGTGCCACAGATTCCACCCAGACGACAGTAACAGGTACTTTAGACGTTAAATGGGGTGCGGATAATGGTTCACAAAAAGATGCCCAGTTTACTGAGCAAACTAAAGCTGAATTAATGAAGTGGTCAAATAATAGCTTTAATCCAAATAAATTAACCATTAGCTTTGCTAATGATATGCATACGTTAATTGCTAAAGATGGTGATAAGGTTTTATTTGAAGTTAATCTTCTCATTAACGCTAATGGTAATGTTGAATATCAATTTACTTTAAAAGGTGCTTTTGATCACGATGCATTAACTGAGCTTAATTTACCATTTGATTCAATTAAAATTACGGATGCAGATGGTGATAGTGTTACAGGTTCATTTAATGTGGTGGTGAAGGATGATAATCCAGATCCAAAGCTTGTTCAGAAAATGGAAGTCAATGAAGACTTATATATTCCAAATGGCGGAAAACCAACCAATACAATCAATACCAATGCTGATGCAACAGGCACAAATACGCAAATTGACGGTAAAGTTTCTCATAATAATTGGGTAAAAACCCCACATGGCGAAGCTATGGTTAATCCAAATGGTACCATTACCTATAAACCAAATCCTAACTTTAGTGGAACAGATAGCTTTACTTATACCACGACTAAAGATGATGGTACTCAAGTACAGCATACCGTTGAAGTGGTGGTCAATCCGATTTCAAATGATCCACCAAAATTAACGACCAATACTAAAGAAATTCTATGTACACCAGAAGATACAACACTGAAATTAGGTTTAAAAACACCTCAAGTTTCAGATAATGTGGATCAAAATGGTGTTACAGCAGGAGATCAACCTGAACGTTTAGGTGCAATCACATTAACATTATCAGGTGCTGGTACAACAACCGTTACATTAGGTGATGGCGGGAAAAATACTGGTGCGATTTTAGTTGATGGTAATGGGCAACCATTAAAACTCAATGCGAATGGTAAATATACCATTGTCTTGGTTAATGCGGATGGTACATTACATGCTTCACACACTACGGATATTAAACTTGATCAATCAAATGTCAATTATTTAACGGTTGAACAGTATGAGAAAATCCAAGCTCAGCCAGGTGAAAACCGTCATGAAAACTTTGAAGTTAAAGTGACAGTGACCAGCTATGAGGTGGATGCAGACGGTCGTATTGATAAAAATGCTATAGGCGTGGGTTCAACACCAAATAACTTGGCTGATGATAAACCAGGTATCGGTGCAACCAATTCCGAAACCGTTAAAGTCACCGTACAAGCTGTAACCGATAATGCTGCATTAACCTTTGATACAGCAGTCACCATAAAAGCGGCTGATTTTGTTTCAGGCAACCAAAATAATCAAGCTAATCAAGATCATAGTTATACGGTTAGTTACGATGCAACGAAAGCAATTCCTAAAGCAACCGTCACGATCAATGAGGACTATAGTTTTAATCTTAAAGATATTACCAATATTAACTTTAATGATTTGGATGGTAGTGAGCAGCGTTCGATTAAGATTGAAAATCCACTAGATTCTGGTGGCGATATTCGTGTTTTTTATAATGGAAAATGGCATGACTTACCAGTAGGAGGAGAACCACTCATTATTCTTGCTAATTCAGGATTAGCTGGTCAAACTGGTCATGAAAGTAGCTTCCCGGATATTAAAATTGCAGGTGCACAAAACCAAAGTCAAAATATTAATGGCATTAAAGTCACCATTAATACTCAAGATACCGATAGTGATAAAGCAGCATGTGGTGACCCTATTGCTGAGAAAAATTTAACGGATAACTCCGTGATCATTAATCTTGAAGTTAAGCCTGTGGCAGGTGATATCACGATATCTAATGTTTCAACGCTAGAAGATACAGCCGTTGCTTTCTTAGCAGGTTTGAAAGTGACTGATAAAAATCAAAATTCAGTCACAGCAACCAGTAAAAATAGTGAGGTGATTAATCAGGTTAGCTTTACTATTCCAGACAATTGGAAAGTAATTGCCCCAGATCTTTCAACAGGCTGGAGTGTTCAAGGCGATGGAATTACGGGTAAATACGTCATTCATTTTGATGATAGTCTAACTGAAGCGGAACGTGAGGCGATTTTAAGTCAATTTAAAATTTTGCCACCGGCGCATAGCAGTAAGGATTTAAATGATCTGAAAGTGACGGTCACCACTACGGATACTAAAACAGATGCTACAGGTAAAGTATCTTCCGATACTGTAGAGAAAATTTTGGACTTAGATATCAAAGTGACACCTGAAGCCGAGCGTTTAGAACAGATTGAAGGAACGACTGGAAACGACAGTAGCCATTGGAAACCAACAGATACCGATGGGGCAGCGACAGATGGTAACCATGATAAAAATACCGCAAATGGGGATAAAACAGCCGATTTAACCATGAATGGTGATCATGTTTATTCTTATGCTGTTGATTTAAATCAAAGTTTGGATTTTGTTTACGACCGTTCAATTGCGAATTATGATTCAAATACGATCTATCCACCAAATAGTATCTCGTTGAATACGTTCCTGAAAAATAATCCATTTGCATTTGAGGGACAACCATTTGAGATCAATCAAGATAATTTTGATCTCAAACAGGGCTGGTTTAACCAAGATGGTCAAGCGCTTCCAACTGATGTCACAGGCCATAAAGAACAAACCTATGCCAAACTAACTGGATTTACCGGAGATAAAGCGACACAGGTCAATGCAACATTTGAGTACTCTAAAGACGGTGGTATTACTTGGCAGCCAGCAGATGTAATCAATGGCCATGTTGCGGTGCCAATGGAGTATTTAGATCATGTACGTGTCAATATTCCAGATATTTATAATGATGGTTTATTTGCTATTAAAGTTGAAGCTTTAACCGTTGATACCGATGAAGATGATGGCTCAAAAGTTTATGCAGTAAGTGGCACAGCTTGGTTAACCAATATTGTGGTATTACCGACGGCAAGTGATGTAACCTTACAAGTTAATCAACGTGTCGTGATGAATGAAGACTCAAGTAAAGAATTATTTATTCGTACTCAATCTACTGATGCGAAGGAAAAGTTTGAAATTAATATTAAAGGCTTACCTGATGGTTCTAAAATTGAGCTAGATGGTCATGTTTTTAATACAACAGATCCGACGACATGGAAGGTGGGCGATAAATATGAATTGACTCAGTCGACAGATGGTACTTTTAATTTAAGCTTAAAAGATATGAGTACCGGTGCCATCAAGCCAATTTATACGCCACCGCTCAATAGCAATACCAATGGTGATAATACTGAACTTAAAGTTACTGCACAGACTGTAGATAAATCCAATGGCTTTACTTCAATTGGTGAAGAAACTACTTTACCAATTGATATCTCCGTGATTGGTGTACCTGATACGCCAATTGTAGATCTTAACTCGGATCTGGTTTGGGATGAAAATACTTTAGATAAGCATGGTGTTACTGAAAATACTGCATCATCTACAAATCAAGCCAATATGATTGATTTGGCTGAATTTATCAAAAATATTCAATCGGGTGAGTTAACAAGCACACCACATGATCATTCTGAAACGGTGAGTTTACGTATTACTGGCTTACCAGAAGGCTTTGATTTGGTGGATGCACAAGGTAAGCCTGTGGTAACCTTATTAGGTGGTGACGGGGAAAATCGTATCTGGCTGATTAGTCAGGATGATATCGCTAAAGTCAGTATCAAGTTGCCTGTTAACTATAGTGGTGAACAAAGCTT harbors:
- a CDS encoding VCBS domain-containing protein, which produces MSGIFKASLFSDHVTLHAPVDHVDTSVEDTLKFDVPYQVKDEHDATANGVIKVTVEDDSPIARDDANRIVEDAAPVSGNVLDNDQVGADGHGQVTHVGNTALFNGEVTVVGKYGSLTIHADGSYTYTLDNSKPEVQALSKDQVVTEEFAYSMRDADGDQSDAKLTISITGQNDAPVINTDAKAVVSEEGFTDANPDADGNTDTTNSAVFTGYINVTDVDRDAELTYQFTGVPNNFVDLGPKGLTSNGDPVVWIFDKNSPNKITGQANGKDVITITLDAKTGEYNVTLHAPVDHVDTSVEDTLKFDVPYQVKDEHGATANGNITVTVEDDSPILVKNGETIVLDEKYLPLGSATDSTQTTVTGTLDVKWGADNGSQKDAQFTEQTKAELMKWSNNSFNPNKLTISFANDMHTLIAKDGDKVLFEVNLLINANGNVEYQFTLKGAFDHDALTELNLPFDSIKITDADGDSVTGSFNVVVKDDNPDPKLVQKMEVNEDLYIPNGGKPTNTINTNADATGTNTQIDGKVSHNNWVKTPHGEAMVNPNGTITYKPNPNFSGTDSFTYTTTKDDGTQVQHTVEVVVNPISNDPPKLTTNTKEILCTPEDTTLKLGLKTPQVSDNVDQNGVTAGDQPERLGAITLTLSGAGTTTVTLGDGGKNTGAILVDGNGQPLKLNANGKYTIVLVNADGTLHASHTTDIKLDQSNVNYLTVEQYEKIQAQPGENRHENFEVKVTVTSYEVDADGRIDKNAIGVGSTPNNLADDKPGIGATNSETVKVTVQAVTDNAALTFDTAVTIKAADFVSGNQNNQANQDHSYTVSYDATKAIPKATVTINEDYSFNLKDITNINFNDLDGSEQRSIKIENPLDSGGDIRVFYNGKWHDLPVGGEPLIILANSGLAGQTGHESSFPDIKIAGAQNQSQNINGIKVTINTQDTDSDKAACGDPIAEKNLTDNSVIINLEVKPVAGDITISNVSTLEDTAVAFLAGLKVTDKNQNSVTATSKNSEVINQVSFTIPDNWKVIAPDLSTGWSVQGDGITGKYVIHFDDSLTEAEREAILSQFKILPPAHSSKDLNDLKVTVTTTDTKTDATGKVSSDTVEKILDLDIKVTPEAERLEQIEGTTGNDSSHWKPTDTDGAATDGNHDKNTANGDKTADLTMNGDHVYSYAVDLNQSLDFVYDRSIANYDSNTIYPPNSISLNTFLKNNPFAFEGQPFEINQDNFDLKQGWFNQDGQALPTDVTGHKEQTYAKLTGFTGDKATQVNATFEYSKDGGITWQPADVINGHVAVPMEYLDHVRVNIPDIYNDGLFAIKVEALTVDTDEDDGSKVYAVSGTAWLTNIVVLPTASDVTLQVNQRVVMNEDSSKELFIRTQSTDAKEKFEINIKGLPDGSKIELDGHVFNTTDPTTWKVGDKYELTQSTDGTFNLSLKDMSTGAIKPIYTPPLNSNTNGDNTELKVTAQTVDKSNGFTSIGEETTLPIDISVIGVPDTPIVDLNSDLVWDENTLDKHGVTENTASSTNQANMIDLAEFIKNIQSGELTSTPHDHSETVSLRITGLPEGFDLVDAQGKPVVTLLGGDGENRIWLISQDDIAKVSIKLPVNYSGEQSFIVQPVVTENDGSSALFPKQEVNFTVNPSPEVTLATSSNVWEDEVDGKLGQLNLSKVYQNGDQSNEEIVAIRILAQQLTDQNIILYKDAAGTEKLVANADGYIYLNADDAVYVRGPANFSGEKVIDIEYVAKDSYINDKGEVVTKYSGQTDSLDWSKAETIEHQLNFKPVTDDVLLTINAIEGQLGQTGFEAVKNNQEITVSLDISQVVDESSKKAADSTRENEQDYDFTVSEGGEHINYYMINNVPEGIIVKGAYYLGEGKWMLEAKGDFTGMLKQDITFKMTEYAPGDLKNHPITIDVFTQDKSEGEVKKASVTWELSTDFSGQEGEDVVPPSLEIDVKDYIATEDIKFSLDQLVDVKEIDFGTSTELDMVITVRTEPGDGIVLEGMESKQAIENGQTVTIWYKVVSGVTESNIDAELAKALQQIQVNTGLNQNSNANNLNKIPELDISISLTNYATGASGSASGSSDVTILPATDKAEISISAGETIEDSQAIIPIAITVSNAADQSGDWKIVDGKMYFTVASDVSGTLTYSNGQVVKSLTAAELKQLGIDLGLTDGQLVYVVEGVEPNTAINLQYQLDGQSHGVKGNFELNAWVQNQENALSSNGSTQVVISDGQGQLVIKPVNNIPVLEVIAQGNEQDGTGRLASGSIQLNFAKFENMPHQTGEVLYSAVLQNIPAGFIIYYGEDEASAKMAVNAGEGVWSLPITANELPKYISIKPPANWSGTLDDIKLTVSTGETTLKPTTSEYEFDLVVKPVADGIQDFVPTYSFNEKGSISTVLNLNIGMRDPSAATNSTAKDQHTEVTDLILKGFTDPAAIFIANGVEISADRITLIQDNNGVYQYTITGLTQTELDQLEIVHKNTNGQLIIKAEAYTYEVDLNGNKVSENSATKDADFKFQVSGVAETATASLMLLDDDQDTTNTSQTHFASDTDGILQGHTGQDYFIWDTVPDEDMVTRVQDFNPDEDQLDVSRLLDQLGWDGERPLSDFMSYTQNGEDAELVIGKDSNSVTIIVENNDWSNIEGLMKSDDFKADN
- a CDS encoding L,D-transpeptidase; translated protein: MNIPLNSKIQVLLNRHLSSTGPIDGKRGLNTIKAISSFQIMNGLNPTGIMDETIWNLLNKNTKDPVFIEYQLTAQDLKYSFISNIPLDYADQAKMKNLNYVRMSEMLAERFGMDEFFLQQLNPKHKFDTVGEKIIVANIQRKPIQDIQSIVAHKGMKQLFLFNSKRKLVAAFPVTIGSEENPSPSGTHKITSIVHNPYYSYSPKNFIQGNNLKPLSLPPGPNNPVGNVWIGLSKPSFGIHGSPSPSLISKSSSHGCIRLTNWDVQYLSRILAIGTSIQFIE